In Erigeron canadensis isolate Cc75 chromosome 1, C_canadensis_v1, whole genome shotgun sequence, a single window of DNA contains:
- the LOC122584619 gene encoding kirola-like, with protein sequence MADLSGTLTKEITIKSDGDVFHEIFRHRPHHIAQMSPQSIQGVDLHEGEWGTVGSIINWNFFHDGKPKVAKEVIEAIDEEKKLVCFKVIGGDILEAYKTFLITVHVDTHGEENIVTWTFHYEKLNENIPEPHSLMEFVLSVTKDIETHHINN encoded by the exons ATGGCTGATCTTAGTGGTACCTTAACTAAGGAAATTACCATCAAGTCAGATGGGGATGTGTTCCACGAAATATTTAGACACAGGCCACACCACATAGCCCAAATGAGCCCCCAATCCATACAAGGTGTTGATTTGCATGAGGGTGAATGGGGTACTGTTGGATCAATTATTAACTGGAACTTCTTTCATg atGGGAAGCCGAAAGTGGCCAAGGAAGTGATAGAAGCAATTGATGAAGAGAAAAAGTTGGTGTGCTTCAAGGTAATTGGGGGCGATATATTGGAGGCATACAAGACCTTCTTGATCACAGTTCATGTTGACACACATGGAGAAGAGAACATCGTGACTTGGACTTTCCATTACGAGAAGCTCAATGAGAACATTCCAGAGCCACATAGTCTCATGGAGTTCGTCCTCAGCGTCACCAAAGATATCGAGACCCATCACATCAACAATTAA